CTTGGAAGCGATTCTTGGAAACGCTGCATGATATGATATACTTGCTTGGCTACAATATAACATTTTTTCAGAAGATTTACAATTTGAATTCCCTTTGATAAGCGATTCTTTTCCTATTTAAAGATACAAAAAAGCAGGTACAACATTCTGTACCTGCTTTTTTTATCATTTCTGCAGCAATTCGCGAACGATCGTGTTGACAAGCTTGCCATCTGCACGACCTTTGACCTTCGGCATCAACGCGGACATTACTTTGCCCATCTCTTTGACAGATGCTGCACCGACTTCAGCGATCGTATCTGCAACGACTTGACGAACTTCTTCTTCGCTCATTTGCTGTGGAAGATACGGCATCAATACCGCTACTTCCTGCTCGGCCTGCTCAACGAGGTCGGCGCGGTTGCCTTTTTTGAACTCTTCGATGGAATCTTTTCTCATCTTGACTTCTTTGGCAATAACGCCTGCGATCTCTTCTTCCGTCAGCTCTCTCTTCTTTTCGATTTCGAGGTTACTGATGTTGGCCCAGACCATACGAATAACAGAAAGACGAAGTTTGCCGGCTTCGCGAGCCTTCATAGCTTCTTTCTTATCTGCGTTCAATTGTTCTCTTAACGACATCGTAAGATGACCTCCTGCTGTGCGTTACGCTTTGAATTTACGTTTACGTGCAGCTTCGGATTTTTTCTTGCGTTTTACGCTCGGTTTTTCGTAGTGTTCACGTTTTCTTACTTCAGCCAAAGTACCAGCTTTCTGACACGTACGTTTAAAGCGGCGGAGCGCACTATCAATCGTTTCATTTTTTCCAACTTTAACTTCCGACATTTATTTCCCCTCCCTCCAAATTAAACACTGTTTCGGGAGTATATTTTTCATATACACTAATCCATTATACAAGAGCAAAATGCCTTTGTCAACATCAACCTGGCGGCCATTGCATACTTCTTCCGCCAATTAAGTGAAAATGTAAGTGATTGACCGTCTGACCGCCGTCCTCTTTCGTATTCGTTACGATACGGAAGCCTTTTTCGTCAACACCGAGGTCTGCAGCGACCTTTGCCATTACACGCATCATATGACCCATCAAAGATTCATCTTCTGCTGTCAAAGCAAGCACGCTGTCGATATGTTTTTTCGGGATCGCAAGTACATGAACAGGAGCCGCCGGGCTGATATCATGGAATACGATCATTTTGTCATCTTCGTATACAACATTGCTCGGGATCTCTTTCGCTGCGATCTTACAAAAAATGCAGTTGTTTTCCATTTCCCACGCACCTCCTTTCGTGTCATCACGACCTATTTGCATAATATCCATAGAATAATTCGCCCTTTCGGGCAAAAATCCTGCTTAATATTCAGATTATTTCACGACTGCCCACAAGCCCGCTTCTGTTACTTTCTGCGGACATACAGTAAGGAACGTGCCTTCTTCGGCTTGTCCTTCGGCATGAACACGAATATACTGCGGCGTCAGTCCTTCTATCCGTCCGTCTGTGCATCTCTCTACGAGAATCTCGACATCTTTACCGATCCACGTCGCGGCATAGTCTTGCGCTTTCTGTTCGGCAAGCTGTCCCATGCGATGCGCACGTTCTTTTTTGACCGATTCTTCGACTTGATTCGGATACGATGCGGCAGGCGTGCCTTTACGGCGCGAATACGGGAAGACGTGCATACCCGAAAGCGGAAGGGACTCGACATATTTGAGCGTTTCTTCAAATATCTCATCCGTTTCGCCGGGGAATCCGACGATGATATCGGTCGTGATAGCAAGGTCGGGGACTTCGGATAAGAGATGCGCGAGCAGGTCTTTGAACTCTGCCGCCGTATAGTGACGGTTCATCGCTTTGAGTACGACATCGTGACCCGCTTGCAAGGGCAAGTGGAGATGGTGACAGATACGGCCGTCTTCTTTCAAGAGCGCAAGCAATTTCGGCGATACTTCGATCGACTCCAAGGAACCGATGCGAAGACGTTTGATCCCGCCCGCATCGAGTACCGCCTGCGCCGCATCGGCAAGGTCGATATCGTCCGTCAAGTCGCGACCGTACGCACCGAGATGGATACCCGTCAAGACGATCTCATGGAATCCGCCCTCTGCCAAACGACGTGCTTCTTCGCGGATGCTGTCCACAGGACGCGAGCGAAGCGGTCCGCGCGTATACGGTATGATGCAGTACGTACAGAAGTTCGTACATCCTTCTTGTATCTTAAGAAAGGCGCGTGTACGAAGCGGCCATTCCGTGAGCGGAATATCCTCGAACGTATCGGCTTCCATAATATTACCGACGACGTCTTGCGTCTGACCGCTGGCCATCGCTTCTTCGACAAGCTCGACGATGCGACCGCGCTCGCGTGTGCCGATGACGACTCCGACGCCTTCCATAGCGCGTATCGTTTCTGCTTCTGCCTGCGCGTAGCAACCCGTTACCGCGACAACGGCCGCAGGGTTCATGCGATGCGCACGACGAATGAGCTGGCGCGATTTTTTCTCTCCGAGCTGTGTGACGGAGCATGTATTGATAACATAGACGTCTGCTTCTTCGCTGAACGAAACAAGCTCATAGCCGTGCGTCTTAAAGAGTCCTTCCATGCTTTCCGTTTCATATTGGTTGACTTTGCAACCGAGTGTTGCAAATGCTGCGCGACGCTGCATTTTATTTCCTCCTATTATTCCGCTCAAATCGCACCACCAAGCTCACCGTGTGCGTAGAGTACCATCGTCAAAGCGGCAAGAGATGCCGTTTCCGTCCGAAGGATACGACTGCCAAGTGAAACGGGATATGCGCCCATCTCTCGGCACAGTCTTGCTTCCTCGGGCGAAAATCCACCTTCGGGGCCGATGAGAACAGTATATTTTTCTGCTTGATGCGCCAAGAGTGCTTGGCGGAGTGTACGACCGTCTTCTGCTTCGTAGCAGAAGAGTACCGTTTCATCACCATCAACACGCGATAAAAATTCTTTCAGCGTGATGATGGGCTCGACTGTCGGCACAGCGGCACGTTTACATTGTTTGGCTGCTTCGTGGGCGATCTTTTGCCATCGTTCCACACGTTTTGCCTGCTTGTCTGCCGTATATTTGACGACACAATTTTCCGAGTTGATAGGCTGAATAGATATTGCACCAAGCTCGACTGCCTTTTGTACGATGAATTCCATCTTATCGCTCTTGGGCAGACATTGCGCAAGGCGAACTTTGACCATCGGCTCGGAATCGTCTTCGAGATATTCTATCAACGATAAGGTGACGACTTCATCGGTGATGGCAGTTATCTCTGCCTTTGCGGTATGCTCGTTTTCATCGGCAATAATGACATTGTCACCGACTGCCATACGAAGAACGCGTGCGATATGATGGGCATCCGTACCTGTCAGCTCCATCGTTTCGCTGATGATGCCATTTAAAAAAAATCTTCTCATTGTCCGTCACCACGGCGAAGGATCATCGCTGCCCAGTCGCCCGAACGTTCGATATGTTCTACGACCATGCCGTTTACCTCTGCCGATGCGATAACATCGTCGATGCGGTCTTGGATGATACCGCTCGTTATCATACGGCCGTCTTTTTTCAAGTGGCTCGGTGCATCGGGGAGAAGTCTGATGATGATATCGGCGATGATATTGGCAATAACGATATCCGCTTCGCCTTCAATACCTTTGAAGAGGTCGCCCTGTCTTGTCGTGATGATATCTTCCGTATGGTTTGCCGCAACATTTTCTGCGGCGATACGAACGGCAAGCTCATCGTAGTCAACGGCAAGAATTTTCGTTGCGCCGAGTTTTGCCGCCGCGATAGAGAGGACGCCCGAGCCTGTACCGATATCAAAAATTTCTTGATTCGGTTTTACGAGGCCTTCCAAGAGTCTAAGACACATTGCCGTCGTATGATGCGTGCCCGTGCCGAATGCCATGCCCGGGTCGAGGTCGAGTACGACTTCGCCTTCCTGCGCGTCGTATTCTTCCCAAGACGGTTTGATAACGATGCGTTCACCGACTTTTGTCGCATGGAAATATTCTTTCCACGAGTTTTCCCAGTCTTCTTCTTTGATCTCCTGCCACGTGATGATGCCTTTGCCTTTGTCGATGCCGTAGTTCGCGAGTTCTTCGACACGCGCTTTGAAACGGCTCATTTTGTCTTCGAGTTCTGCATTGATGATAAGATATGCTTTGACCGTTACAACGCTGTTGTCTTCCGCTTCGGGAATACCGCAATAGTCCCATACACCCGAGCGACGATATTCTTCGATCAATTCGGGATCCTCGATGACAACGCCCGTTGCACCTACTTCATGAAATATCTCCGCAACGGCTTCTGTTGCTTCATGTGTCGTTTGTATGCTGATTTCTGCCCAGCTCATAGTGGATTCGCTCCTTTTTGCCATCGATTACATACGACAACTGCCGAGAGATAAGATCATCTCTCGGCTGCTGTTTTCTTAGTTATTGCCTTTGAATAAGTCTTCTAATTTTTTGAAGAACGAACGCTGTTCGGGATTGACGTTGGAACCGCCTTCTTTTGCGAATTCTCTCAAGAGTTCCTTCTGGCGATCGTTAAGTTTTTGCGGTGTCAATACTTTGACACGTACATGCTGGTCACCGCGTCTGCCCTGTCCGCGAAGATACGGGATACCTCTGCCTTTCATGCGAAGGATCGTACCGGACTGCGTACCTGCGGGTATCTTCATTTTTACTTTGCCGTCGAGTGTCGGTACTTCGATCTCGTCACCGAGCGAAGCCTGTACGAACGTGACAGGTACTTCGCAGACGACATCGTTGTCGTTGCGGACGAACAGTTTGTGCGGACGAACGTAGATGTATACGTAGAGGTCGCCGCTCGGGCCTCCGCGAAGGCCTGCTTCACCCTCACCGCTCACGCGCAGACGCGAACCGCTGTCAACACCTGCGGGAACTTTGATGTGAATGCTTCTTCTTGCTTTGACCGTACCTCTGCCGCGGCAGTCTTTACACGGATTTTTGATGATCTGACCCGTACCGCCGCAATGGTCGCAGGCGCGGACGCTTGCCATTCTGCCAAACGGTGTGTTCTGCATGAACTGCACTTGACCGCTGCCGTGACAGACAGAGCAAGTTTCGGGCTGCGATCCCGGTGCACTGCCTGTACCGCTGCACGTTTTACACGTTTCGGTACGCGGGATCTGTACGTCTTTTTCCGTACCGAATGCCGCTTCTTCAAATGTGATCTCCATATCATAACGGAGGTCTGCACCGCGTTCGGGGCCGTTGCGGCGTGCGCCGCCACCGAATCCGCCTTGACCGAAGATATCGCCGAAGATATCGCCGAATCCGCCAAAGCCGCCAAAACCTCCACCGAAGCCACCGCCGCCGAAGCCGCCTTGACCACCGCCCTGCGACGGATCGAATGCGGCATGGCCGAACTGGTCATACTGTGCACGTTTTTCCGAATTGGACAGTACTTCGTAGGCTTCGTTTGCTTCTTTGAACTTTTCTTCTGCTGCTTTCGGGTCGTCACGATTCATATCGGGATGGTATTTTCGTGCCAACTTACGGAAAGCCTTTTTGATCTCGTCCTCGGACGCGCCTTTTTCTACGCCGAGCACCTCATAATAATCGCGTTTACTCACTTTGCACCACCCAAATTCTTATCGAAAATCAAGCACGACAGGACTCCGCTTACAAGCGGAGCCCTTTGTCATACTGTTTCTTATTTTTTCTCGTCGTCTACAACGGTGTAATCTGCGTCTACGACATCATCTTTTGCCTGCTGTGCGCCTGCGCCCGGAGCCTGCTGGCCGTCCTGCTGTGCACCTGCTGCCTGGTATGCTGCCGATGCCATTTCGTTGATGACTGCCATGAGTGCATCCGTATCAGCTTTGATCGCTGCGGAGTCTGTTCCTTTGAGCGATTCTTTGAGTTTGTCAACGCCTGCCTGTACTTTGCTTACGAGGCCTGCATCAGCTTTGTCGCCGAGGTCTTTGATCGCTTTTTCAGCTTGGTATACAAGACTATCGCCGTTGTTTCTGATCTCGATCTCTTCTTTGCGTTTTTTATCTTCAGCCGCATGAGCTTCTGCTTCTTTGACCATTTTTTCGATATCTTCCTGGCTCATTGCACCGGAGGAAGTGATCGTGATCTTCTGTTCTTTGCCCGTACCGAGGTCTTTCGCCGATACGTGTACGATACCGTTGGCATCGATATCGAACGTAACTTCGATACGCGGTACTCCGCGCGGTGCCGGCGGAATGTCGGAGAGTTCAAAGCGACCGAGCGTTTTGTTGTCGGCTGCCATTTCACGTTCACCCTGGAGAACATGGATATCTACGGACGGCTGATTGTCTGCTGCCGTGGAGAATACCTGGCTTTTTTTCGTCGGGATCGTCGTATTGCGTTCGATGATTTTCGTGCATACGCCACCGAGCGTTTCGATACCGAGGGAGAGCGGCGTTACGTCGAGAAGAAGTACGTCTTTGACATCGCCTGCGAGTACACCTGCTTGGATAGCCGCGCCGACTGCAACGCATTCGTCCGGGTTGATACCGCGGTGCGGTTCTTTGCCCAAGTATTTTTTGATGGCATCCTGTACAGCAGGAATACGGCTCGAACCACCAACGAGGATGATCTTAGCGATATCGCTCGGTTCAAGCCCTGCGTCTTTGAGTGCCTGACGAGTCGGTGCCATCGTAGCTTCTACGAGGTCTGCCGTAAGTTCATCGAATTTGGCACGGCTGAGGTTGAGGTCCAAATGTTTCGGACCCGTAGCGTCTGCCGTGATGAACGGAAGGTTGATGTTCGTCGTCATGACTGTGGAGAGCTCGATTTTTGCTTTTTCTGCCGCTTCACGCAAGCGCTGGAGAGCCATTTTGTCTGCGGAGAGGTCGATGCCGTTTTCTTTTTTGAATTCAGCGATCATCCAGTTCATTACTTTTTCGTCGAAGTCGTCACCACCAAGACGGTTGTTGCCGCTCGTTGCTTTTACTTCGAATACACCGTCAGCGAGTTCGAGGATGGATACGTCGAACGTACCGCCGCCGAGGTCGAATACGAGAACCGTCTGGTCGTCTACTTTGTCCATACCGTATGCGAGAGCTGCTGCTGTCGGTTCGTTGATGATACGGAGAACTTCAAGGCCTGCGATCTTACCGGCATCTTTCGTTGCCTGACGCTGGCTGTCATTGAAGTATGCAGGAACCGTGATAACTGCCTGCGTTACCGTCGTGCCGAGATATGCTTCTGCATCGGCTTTGAGTTTCTGGAGAACCATTGCCGAGATCTCTTGCGGCGAGTAGTTTTTGTCTTCGATGGATACTTTGTAGTTGGTACCCATTTCACGTTTGATAGAGCTGATCGTACGATCAGGGTTCGATACAGCCTGACGTTTTGCAAGCTGACCTACAAGACGTTCGCCCGTTTTGGAGAAACCTACGACGGACGGAGTGATGCGGCTGCCTTCCGTATTCGTGATAACGGTCGGTTCGCCACCTTCCATAACTGCTACTACCGAGTTTGTTGTACCTAAGTCTATACCAATTACTTTAGACATAATGATAATCCCCTTTCATTTCTGCTTATCTTAATTTATTGGAAACTTACTTTAACCATGCTTGGACGAATCGTTTTACCTTTGACCATATAGCCTTTTTGCAGTTCCTGCAAGATCGTGCCATCGGGTTTTTCGGTATTTTCTTCGCGCATAACGGCTTGGTGAAAGTTCGGATCAAACTGTGCATCTTCCGTGTTGATGGCTTCGAGACCGTTCTGCTCGAGGATCGATACGAACTGTCTGTTGACCATCTCTACGCCTGCGCGGATGCTGTCTGCATCTTGGCCTGTGGCCGCAAGCGCACGTTCAAAATTGTCTACGACCGGCAAGAGGTCTGCAATTAAGTCCTGCGTTACCTGAATAGACAATTCCGATTTTTCTTTTTGCGTTCTGCGACGATAATTGTCGTAGTCGGCTTGCAAGCGAAGATAGCGGTCTTTTTGTTCTTCGAGCTCAGCTTGGAGAATGACGAGCTGCTCTTTCACTTGCTGCAGTTCGCTTACTTCGGCAGTCGCTGCCTCTTCGGCAACCTCTGCAGCTTCAGTCGACTGCAATATCTCTTTTTCTTGTTCTGTCATGTAGCGTTTCTCCCTCACTCATATCTGTCTTCTATCGTCTGCGGTCTCATGCGAACGATGGCGTTCACCTTTAGGATCGCCGATGCTACTTCACTCGCCGCCTTGATGGCTTGTCGTTTGACAAGTGCCGAGTCAAGGACACCAAGCTTCTTCATATCGGCGGGATTGCCATTGTCACAGTCAAAACCGTATTGATCGGTTTTATATTCCTGCTGGCATGATAATACTGCTTCCGCTTTTTCCAGCGGATGATACCCTGCGTTGCGGATCATCTGATAGACAGGTTCCAAGAGTGCACGTTTCACACAATCCATACCGTATCCCGTCATATCACAGACGCTCGCGCGTTTTTGTTCGAGGGCTCTTGCCAGAGCGATCTCTGCTGCACCGCCGCCCGATACCCAGCCTCCGCGTAGTGCGCTCTGCACCGCGGATACGGCATCTTGTGTGATGCGTTTTTTCTCCTCTGCCAGGTCTGCAGTCGGCGCTCCGACAATGATCGTTGCCATCGGCTGACCCTTGCCTCCCGCCACACGAACTTGCTGTTTGCCTTCGTCCCGACTGATGTGCTTGACTTCGCCTAATGCATCTTGCCACACTTCGATCGGTCTTGACAGCATCGTTCGTTTGAGCGGTCTTGCCTTTGTATGGAGCAGGATGCGTTTCCACTCGCATGCATCTACCCTCGCCATTGTGAGGATACCTGCTTCGGAGAGGATGGCTTCTGCCATCGGATCGATACCGCGGTCGGCGATAACAAGACCGACACCTGCCTCAACGAGCCTTGTGACTCCCTTGCAGAATTCTTCTTGCAGGAGAAGATATCTCTGTGCTCCGATCTCTGTACGAAGCGCGTCACGTTCCATGCGCATCGGTTCAAGTGCATCGTCGAATACTGCTATCCGAACGCGTTTCTTCTCGATAGGCTGTACGTGATTCATGTAACCTGTGCAGAGCGTGACACCTGCTGTCACCTCTGTTTCTGCGCCGACTTCCGACGTGACCCAATCGGCAAGACGAATATCATCTCCTATGATGCGGTCGCGTCCTATCACATCGACGGCGCACATCGCCGCGTCTGCGACTTGTGCGTTTTGCCGTCCGGCGGTCTTTGCCAACCGATACAGCTCTTCATCACTTGCTTCTTTGTGCGACATCGCGTCAAGCACCTCCGTCACATAAGAAGCGGCTTTGGCGATCCCTTCCGTTACTTTCGTAACGGGGACGCCTTTTGCTATCTGGCGGATACCTTCCTCCACCATCGCACCTGCCAGCACCGTCGCTGTCGTCGTTCCGTCGCCGACCGCATCTTTTTGTGCGCGGGCGGTATGGATCAAGAGCCGTGCTATCGGGTGATGAATCTCCATTTGTTCGAGGATCGTTGCCCCATCGTTCGTGATGATGACATTGCCCTCTTTGTCTATCAGCATCGTATCAAGACCTTTCGGCCCGATCGTGCCTTCTACTGCTGCGACGACTGCCCGTACTGCTTGCGCATTGACTTCAAGCGCGGACTTTATTTCATCGCGAGCATGTTTTGTTTCTTCCATATCAACAGCTCCTCAACTTCGCTTATCCGCGGTAGCCTTTTAACAGGTTACCGAGATGCGTGTGCATGAACTTGAGAAGTGCGATGATACGACCGTATTCCATACGTGTCGGGCCGAGAACGGCGACCTTGCCGACGACTTCACCGTCGATGCGGTATGTTGCCTGTACGACACTGCAATTATGAATGTCACTGCACTTGTTCTCTTGGCCAATCTTTACTATGATACCATCTTCTGCGCCTTCTTGCAAAATATCGTTAAGACGCGATTCTTCTTCCAAGACAGAGAGCATCGTCTGTATCTTGTCGACGTTGCGGAACTCCGGTTGCTGAAGCATCTGTGTCGTACCGCCCAAGTAGACTTTTTCTTTCTGGCGGGCAGTCATAACATCCATGATCGTGTCGATGGCTGATGTCACCATCTTCTCGTTCGGAATGATCTCGTCACGAGCCTGTTCTACGATCGAACGCTTGATCGCACCGATCGACATCCCGCTCAAACGGCGGTTGATGCTTTCACTGATGCGGCGAAGGTCTTCTTCCGTTGCGCCTTCGGGAATCATCATGATCTTATTATCGACGTATCCCGTATCAGTCACGATGACGGCGATGACACGCTGTTCATCGAGCGGAAGAAATTGCAGATATTTGAACTTACAGCCCGTAAGCTGTGGTGCGGATACCAATGAAATATTATGCGTCATATGAGAAATCATGCGCGCCGTTTCTTGGAAAACCTCTTCCATCTTGAGCGACTTCGCCTGATACCATCTGGTCAGCATTTCTCTGTCCTCTTCCGATACACTCATCGGCGCAAGAAGCGAATCAACATAGAAACGATACCCCTTCTCGGACGGAACGCGTCCCGAAGAAGTATGGAGCTGTTCAATAAAGCCGAGAAGCTCGAGGTCTGCCATCTCGTTACGGATGGTAGCAGGCCCGACACCGAGATTATATTTTCTGGCGATCGTACGCGACCCGACAGGCTCGGCAGTCAAGATATAGTCATTGATAATTGCTTGAAGTATCTTTTTCTTTCTTTCATCTAACATGGCTGTTCGCTCCTGTTGTTAGCACTCAACGAGTGCGAGTGCTAATTTCTAATAAAAAAATACCACCATTGCGGTGGAATGTCAAGCAAAATGAACAAAAATGCCCAATTTTTTTCATACAAATTGGGCAAATACACGGTTGCCGTACTTCATGCCGAGTTTCGTCAGGCGAATATATCGTCCGTCCTTTGTAAGCAGGCCTTCCGTCATCATTCTGTTTATAATATCTCCGTATTGCGCAAAAAAATCCATGCCGAACGTCTTTTGAAAATCTTCCGTATCGACACCTTGTACCGTACGAAGCGCGAGGAATACATATTCTCCTCTGAGTTCTTCCATCGTTTCGTCTTCATCACCAAGGCGTGCGGTGCCTTCTTTTGTCATACGGCGGATATAGTCGTCGATACTGCGTTCGTTGGCAAATCGCTTGCCGCCTACGAACGAATGTGCCGCCGAACCGAAGCCGAGATAGTCGGCGAACTGCCAGTATTTCAGATTGTGTCGGCAGACTTTGCCGCCTTTGGCATAGTTCGATATCTCGTAGCGATGATAGCCGATCTCTTCTAAGTACGTCGTGACATGATCGTACATCGCTTCTTCGTCTTCATCGCTCGGCAAAGTAACTTTTTCTTCTTCGACCATCTGCTCAAGCACAGTATCTTCTTCAACGATCAGCCCGTAGACAGATATATGCTCGATGCCGAGCGATACTGCCCGCTTTACATCATTTTGGAGCATCTCGACCGTCTGGCTCGGCAGTCCGTAGATAAGGTCAAGATTGATGTTATCGAAGCCTGCTTCTCTCGCAAGCATGATAGCGTCTGTCGCCTGTTCAGCCGTGTGTATCCTGCCGATACTGCGAAGCAGACTGTCATGAAACGATTGCACGCCGAAGCTGATGCGATTGATGCCTGCTTTTCTCCATGCAGTAAGCTTCTCCCTATCTACCGTACCGGGATTGGCTTCTGCGCTGATCTCAGCATCGTCTGCAAGCGTAAACGAGTTGCCAAGTGCCTTGATGATACGCGGCAGAGCTTCTTTCGGCAGAACAGACGGCGTCCCCCCGCCGAAAAAGACGGTATCGACTACTCTTTCCTGATAAGCCTCACCCGCCCGCCGTATTTCAAAGAGAAGCGCGTCAAGATAGTTATCCTGACACGCTTCTTTGCCTGCATACGATGGGAAGTCGCAATAGTAGCATTTTTGCTTGCAAAACGGAATATGGATATAGATTCCGAGTTTCATATGCGTCACCCTAGTCGTCGATTTTTAAAATCGCCATGAATG
This genomic stretch from Selenomonadales bacterium harbors:
- the hrcA gene encoding heat-inducible transcription repressor HrcA, yielding MLDERKKKILQAIINDYILTAEPVGSRTIARKYNLGVGPATIRNEMADLELLGFIEQLHTSSGRVPSEKGYRFYVDSLLAPMSVSEEDREMLTRWYQAKSLKMEEVFQETARMISHMTHNISLVSAPQLTGCKFKYLQFLPLDEQRVIAVIVTDTGYVDNKIMMIPEGATEEDLRRISESINRRLSGMSIGAIKRSIVEQARDEIIPNEKMVTSAIDTIMDVMTARQKEKVYLGGTTQMLQQPEFRNVDKIQTMLSVLEEESRLNDILQEGAEDGIIVKIGQENKCSDIHNCSVVQATYRIDGEVVGKVAVLGPTRMEYGRIIALLKFMHTHLGNLLKGYRG
- a CDS encoding oxygen-independent coproporphyrinogen III oxidase, which produces MKLGIYIHIPFCKQKCYYCDFPSYAGKEACQDNYLDALLFEIRRAGEAYQERVVDTVFFGGGTPSVLPKEALPRIIKALGNSFTLADDAEISAEANPGTVDREKLTAWRKAGINRISFGVQSFHDSLLRSIGRIHTAEQATDAIMLAREAGFDNINLDLIYGLPSQTVEMLQNDVKRAVSLGIEHISVYGLIVEEDTVLEQMVEEEKVTLPSDEDEEAMYDHVTTYLEEIGYHRYEISNYAKGGKVCRHNLKYWQFADYLGFGSAAHSFVGGKRFANERSIDDYIRRMTKEGTARLGDEDETMEELRGEYVFLALRTVQGVDTEDFQKTFGMDFFAQYGDIINRMMTEGLLTKDGRYIRLTKLGMKYGNRVFAQFV